A genomic window from Nitrospirota bacterium includes:
- a CDS encoding ZIP family metal transporter: protein MDALLLWIIGSGLLMSAIALVGSVTLLLKEQTLRLILLPLVAFAAGSLLGGAFFHMIPAGLEAGMSIAAVHVWTLAGFSAFFALDQFLHWHHCQRAERACKKPLTYLILIGDGLHNFLGGLAVAGTFLIDIRLGVVTWLAAAAHEVPQELGDFGVLVHGGWERRRALFYNVLSALTFLVGGLVAYSASSRLDVSFLVPFAAGNFLYIGASDLIPEVKEHVDLRVNVVHFAAFTVGVAFMLLVKAALEP from the coding sequence ATGGACGCCCTGTTGCTGTGGATCATCGGAAGCGGCCTGCTTATGAGCGCGATCGCGCTCGTCGGCAGTGTGACGCTGTTGCTCAAGGAGCAGACCCTCCGGCTCATTCTCCTCCCCCTGGTCGCGTTTGCCGCGGGGTCGCTGTTGGGCGGCGCTTTTTTCCATATGATCCCCGCCGGGCTTGAGGCCGGAATGAGCATCGCCGCGGTTCATGTCTGGACACTCGCCGGGTTTTCGGCGTTTTTTGCGCTCGATCAGTTCCTGCATTGGCATCACTGCCAGCGGGCCGAGCGAGCGTGCAAGAAGCCGTTGACCTATCTGATTCTGATCGGTGACGGCCTGCATAATTTTCTCGGCGGGCTCGCGGTGGCCGGCACCTTCTTAATCGATATTCGCCTCGGTGTCGTCACCTGGCTCGCGGCTGCGGCGCACGAAGTGCCGCAGGAACTCGGCGACTTCGGGGTGCTGGTGCACGGCGGCTGGGAGCGGCGCCGGGCGCTGTTCTACAACGTGCTGTCCGCGCTGACCTTCCTCGTGGGCGGTCTCGTCGCCTACAGCGCGTCGTCCCGCCTCGACGTGTCGTTCCTCGTGCCGTTCGCGGCCGGCAACTTCCTCTACATCGGCGCTTCGGACCTGATCCCGGAGGTCAAAGAGCACGTCGACCTGCGAGTCAACGTGGTGCACTTTGCGGCCTTCACCGTGGGCGTCGCGTTCATGCTGCTCGTAAAGGCCGCGCTCGAGCCATAG
- a CDS encoding class I SAM-dependent methyltransferase, giving the protein MPWEVFERAASGYEQWYTSRRGQRADRAESALLARLLSDFPQARTVVEVGCGTGHFTRQMQTRGMRAVGLDRAEGMLRQMRARTPVVPAVLADAHRLPFRNHAVDLTVFITTLEFLEDPLSALSEAVRITCQGMIVMVLNRWSLGGFSRRWGRQARRAILGQARDFSRRELERMVRDAAGARWGGVWWASTLLPDGLWRAVITIPAGDVIGMGIRLV; this is encoded by the coding sequence ATGCCTTGGGAGGTCTTCGAGCGGGCGGCCAGCGGCTATGAACAGTGGTACACGTCTCGCCGTGGACAACGGGCGGACCGGGCCGAGTCGGCACTCCTCGCTCGTCTCCTGTCCGATTTTCCCCAAGCCCGAACCGTTGTGGAGGTCGGGTGTGGGACCGGGCACTTCACGCGTCAGATGCAAACCCGGGGAATGCGGGCGGTGGGGCTGGACCGGGCGGAAGGCATGCTCCGGCAGATGCGCGCGCGAACTCCTGTTGTCCCGGCGGTCCTGGCGGATGCCCATCGGCTCCCATTTCGCAATCACGCGGTGGACCTGACCGTGTTCATCACTACATTAGAGTTCTTGGAGGACCCCTTGTCCGCGCTTTCGGAAGCCGTCCGGATCACGTGCCAGGGAATGATCGTTATGGTCCTGAACCGATGGAGCCTCGGCGGCTTCTCGCGGAGATGGGGGCGGCAGGCGCGGCGGGCCATCCTGGGACAGGCGCGGGACTTTTCACGTCGAGAACTGGAGCGTATGGTCCGAGATGCGGCGGGAGCACGATGGGGTGGCGTCTGGTGGGCGAGTACGCTGCTCCCGGATGGTCTCTGGAGGGCCGTGATCACGATTCCCGCCGGCGACGTGATCGGCATGGGGATCAGGTTGGTGTGA
- a CDS encoding phage protein GemA/Gp16 family protein, which produces MPGGLREGISPRQLKAIWALSHRVGLDDRELHAMVTSRTGRVSLRELRRAEAAAVIDELLGKVGARAPARQKPGAATRPQQALLARLAAELEWPPERLPALARRMYGTSTIRELTVKQASGLGASLIGLGVVSAQDGRRSIEVTIQDFAFKVQAGTLQLHEPVRIVLHNVDEVQHGFTSEALDGLEVRVESEGVVTYGRGIKGLYVDPGTEVEVLFTPNKSGPVSFRCDLHPRMKGELVVLTVGAA; this is translated from the coding sequence GTGCCCGGGGGCCTCCGCGAAGGGATCTCGCCGCGCCAGTTGAAAGCCATTTGGGCATTGTCCCATCGCGTGGGACTGGACGACCGTGAGTTGCATGCGATGGTGACGTCGAGGACCGGGCGCGTGTCGCTGCGCGAGTTGCGGCGGGCTGAAGCCGCGGCGGTGATCGACGAGCTGCTGGGAAAGGTCGGCGCCCGGGCGCCGGCGCGTCAGAAGCCCGGGGCGGCGACGAGGCCCCAGCAGGCGCTACTGGCGCGGCTGGCAGCCGAACTGGAATGGCCGCCCGAGCGGCTGCCGGCGTTGGCGCGACGGATGTATGGAACGAGCACGATCCGGGAGCTCACGGTCAAGCAAGCGTCGGGACTGGGAGCGAGCCTCATCGGTCTCGGGGTGGTGAGCGCACAGGACGGGCGCCGGTCCATCGAGGTGACGATCCAGGACTTCGCCTTCAAGGTTCAGGCCGGGACCCTTCAGCTCCACGAGCCGGTGCGGATCGTGCTGCACAACGTCGATGAGGTGCAACACGGCTTCACCTCCGAAGCGCTGGACGGCTTGGAGGTGCGCGTGGAGAGCGAAGGGGTCGTTACCTACGGCCGCGGGATCAAAGGCCTGTACGTGGATCCGGGCACCGAGGTCGAGGTGCTCTTTACCCCGAACAAGTCCGGGCCGGTGAGTTTCCGCTGCGACTTGCATCCAAGAATGAAGGGTGAGTTGGTGGTCCTGACGGTCGGAGCGGCGTGA
- a CDS encoding DUF3175 domain-containing protein, protein MTPARRKRWSQRVTETSNALDLEPGVFALDDPREIARSLKRSAERSQRRKAPPFRSAMSMLTFYINRAGRTLPAAQRARLQAAKDELRVLFGRPRGGSR, encoded by the coding sequence GTGACCCCTGCCCGACGCAAGCGATGGTCGCAGCGCGTCACCGAGACCAGCAATGCCTTGGATCTCGAGCCCGGCGTGTTTGCCCTGGATGATCCGCGCGAGATCGCCCGCTCCCTCAAGCGCTCCGCCGAGCGGAGCCAGCGACGGAAGGCGCCGCCCTTTCGCTCCGCCATGTCCATGCTCACCTTCTATATCAATCGCGCCGGCCGAACGCTTCCGGCAGCCCAACGTGCGCGCCTCCAGGCGGCGAAGGACGAACTGCGCGTCTTGTTCGGCCGCCCGCGCGGCGGCTCGCGATGA
- a CDS encoding histidinol-phosphate transaminase, producing MNEQHIVEKGGATFEGINLLLCENPLPPIDEAIAAAQAELGRSNHYTEPYSGPLRHLIARQLGLSERLIHINAGSELILRQLFDRFGRQVHLLTPTYALFPDIARRYTETRLLPEQAFAFDLSGLVIPAGTTLAVIVNPNNPNGGTFDTRPLPDLLRRYPETRFLVDEAFIGLAGQSVAHLVPEHRNLLVTRTLSKAHSLAGFRVGYAVLPEAVADDLNTHNEAYPLARPSQAAALTTLTHEDKIRARAVQLRAWTEDLAAQLRALGARTFPTETYFFVADFAPHDADQLAARLKERGILIKPLDDPRLGPGYMRVTTAVPEDNVRFVETLKTLL from the coding sequence ATGAACGAGCAGCATATTGTCGAAAAGGGAGGGGCGACGTTTGAAGGGATCAACTTGCTCCTCTGCGAGAATCCGCTCCCTCCCATCGACGAGGCCATTGCCGCGGCCCAAGCCGAACTCGGTCGAAGCAACCATTACACCGAACCGTATTCGGGACCCCTGCGCCACCTGATCGCGCGGCAACTCGGGCTGTCTGAGCGGTTGATCCACATCAACGCCGGCTCGGAATTGATCCTGCGCCAGCTCTTTGACCGCTTCGGAAGGCAGGTGCACCTGCTGACGCCGACCTATGCCCTGTTTCCCGACATCGCCCGGCGCTATACCGAAACACGATTGTTGCCCGAGCAGGCCTTTGCCTTCGATCTCTCCGGGCTGGTGATCCCCGCGGGCACCACGCTCGCCGTCATCGTCAACCCCAACAACCCCAACGGTGGTACTTTCGACACCAGACCATTGCCCGACTTATTGCGCCGATACCCCGAGACCCGCTTTCTCGTGGACGAGGCGTTTATCGGCCTGGCCGGGCAATCGGTCGCCCATCTGGTACCCGAACATCGCAATCTGCTGGTGACCCGCACCTTGTCCAAGGCGCATAGCCTGGCGGGGTTTCGGGTCGGCTATGCCGTGCTCCCCGAAGCCGTTGCCGACGATCTGAATACGCACAACGAGGCCTACCCGCTGGCCCGCCCGAGTCAGGCGGCGGCACTAACGACCTTGACGCATGAAGACAAGATCCGCGCGCGGGCCGTTCAATTGCGCGCCTGGACCGAGGACCTCGCCGCACAGTTGCGCGCCCTGGGGGCGCGGACTTTTCCGACCGAGACCTATTTCTTCGTCGCCGACTTTGCCCCGCACGACGCGGACCAACTCGCGGCACGCCTCAAGGAGCGCGGGATTCTCATCAAACCGCTCGACGACCCGCGCCTGGGCCCCGGCTATATGCGCGTCACTACGGCAGTGCCGGAAGACAACGTGCGGTTTGTCGAGACCCTGAAGACGTTGCTCTGA
- a CDS encoding VIT1/CCC1 transporter family protein, with product MNHLSRDELRRDHRPEAIQRRLSQTAGSRHISDAVLGGIDGCITTFAVVSGAVGAGFSSSVALVLGFANLVADGFSMAVSNYESIKAQREFIEEVRRTEEDHIDRIPEGERDEIRAIFRRKGFEGDTLEEIVRTISQDRRLWVETMLTEEHGLQKTRPSPWKSALATMAAFLVVGAMPLAPLFASGVDLRRQFVFSAVLAGVAFFSIGMLKSLVFAKPVFRSGLSTLLTGGTAAGLAYLTGYLLQQAFGVG from the coding sequence ATGAACCACCTCAGCCGCGATGAGCTCCGCCGCGACCATCGGCCCGAAGCCATCCAGAGACGTCTGAGCCAAACCGCCGGGTCTCGGCACATCTCGGACGCGGTGCTGGGCGGTATCGACGGATGTATTACCACGTTCGCGGTGGTCTCAGGAGCCGTGGGGGCGGGGTTCTCCTCCTCGGTGGCGCTCGTGCTGGGTTTTGCCAATCTGGTGGCGGATGGCTTCAGTATGGCGGTCAGCAACTACGAATCCATCAAGGCTCAGCGCGAATTCATCGAAGAGGTGAGGCGAACCGAAGAAGACCACATCGACAGGATTCCCGAAGGGGAACGCGACGAGATCCGCGCCATTTTCCGGCGAAAGGGCTTCGAGGGCGACACGCTCGAAGAAATCGTCCGTACCATCAGCCAGGACCGACGCCTCTGGGTCGAGACCATGCTCACCGAAGAGCATGGTCTGCAGAAAACACGCCCCAGTCCGTGGAAGTCCGCGCTGGCCACCATGGCCGCGTTTCTGGTCGTGGGCGCGATGCCTCTGGCGCCGTTATTCGCGTCCGGGGTGGACCTACGCCGTCAGTTTGTGTTCAGCGCCGTTCTGGCGGGCGTCGCGTTTTTTTCGATCGGGATGCTCAAGAGTCTGGTGTTCGCCAAACCCGTGTTCCGCTCAGGATTGAGCACGTTGTTGACCGGCGGGACCGCCGCCGGTCTGGCGTACCTGACCGGTTATCTCCTTCAACAGGCGTTCGGCGTCGGCTGA
- a CDS encoding YkoF family thiamine/hydroxymethylpyrimidine-binding protein, which yields MIISAQVSLYPLRQDHLSPAIQSLYSAFQSAGLSPDIGTMSTLVTGEADLVFDSLRRGFSRAAANGQVVMVVTLSNACAV from the coding sequence ATGATCATCAGTGCTCAAGTCAGCCTCTACCCCTTACGGCAAGACCATCTCTCCCCGGCAATTCAAAGCCTGTATAGCGCCTTCCAGTCCGCGGGCCTGAGTCCAGACATTGGCACGATGAGCACGCTCGTCACGGGGGAGGCCGATCTGGTCTTCGATTCCTTGCGGCGTGGCTTCAGCCGGGCCGCGGCTAACGGCCAGGTCGTGATGGTCGTGACGCTCTCGAACGCCTGCGCGGTTTGA
- the prs gene encoding ribose-phosphate diphosphokinase — MKWFLTPSTVHLREMLAERGKALGGYETVRFADGERSYRLTEDVSGRAVTLIASVTPDPTSLFDLLALFRLLEENGSHTPSVVVPYLGYARQDRPVRPGEGSLGVMVAELLRNLQPAGLRVLDVHSPRIVEALGPRAIELSALPLFAEHVSRGEPVDVVVAPDAGARHRAQTLAAQLIPNAEVVIVEKARPRPNVAVARTISGEVKGRHVVIVDDMIDTGGTICEAVRLVSERGARSIRLAATHGIFSQDARERISRLPVRNTWVTNSLPQPAHERIQVLDITPILL, encoded by the coding sequence ATGAAGTGGTTCCTCACCCCATCGACCGTCCACCTCCGCGAGATGCTCGCTGAGCGCGGCAAGGCGCTGGGTGGGTACGAGACGGTTCGGTTTGCCGACGGCGAGCGCAGCTATCGCCTGACCGAGGACGTCAGCGGCCGGGCCGTGACTCTGATCGCCTCCGTGACGCCGGACCCGACGTCGTTGTTCGATCTGTTGGCGCTCTTCCGGCTCCTTGAAGAAAACGGTTCACACACGCCGTCAGTGGTGGTTCCTTATCTTGGTTACGCGCGCCAGGATCGGCCGGTCCGTCCAGGAGAGGGGAGTCTGGGCGTGATGGTCGCCGAGCTCTTGAGAAACCTCCAGCCGGCCGGGCTCCGAGTCCTCGACGTCCACAGCCCGCGTATCGTGGAAGCGCTCGGTCCCCGCGCAATCGAGTTGTCCGCGCTCCCGCTCTTTGCGGAGCACGTCTCCCGTGGTGAGCCCGTCGATGTGGTGGTGGCGCCTGATGCCGGTGCCCGTCATCGGGCTCAAACCTTGGCGGCCCAACTCATCCCCAACGCCGAGGTCGTCATCGTCGAGAAAGCGAGGCCGAGGCCGAACGTTGCCGTGGCGCGGACCATCAGCGGCGAGGTGAAGGGAAGACACGTGGTGATCGTCGACGACATGATCGACACGGGCGGGACGATTTGCGAAGCGGTGAGGCTGGTCTCCGAGCGCGGCGCCCGCAGCATCCGGCTCGCCGCGACCCACGGGATATTCTCGCAAGACGCTCGTGAACGGATCAGCCGCCTGCCCGTGCGGAACACTTGGGTGACGAATTCCCTCCCGCAACCCGCCCATGAGCGGATCCAGGTTCTGGATATCACTCCGATTCTTCTCTAA
- a CDS encoding EAL domain-containing protein — MEPIASGPPIILAAFLVSAGVTLYAGIQTAIVGIVRHRVPLYLAFAAMSFCATGFQFATIGYYSAGSIPAAALALQWQASFALLFHPALFVFVALYTRQERITPWFVAIALAFGGFLVANLVAPNSLRFTTLEAATPLRFPWGETLARFSGPPGIENGLVRAAHLGVFFWATWRAVAHFRRGHRRAALFLAACILLVVAASTWAALIDLGVIDSVYVTGFSFLGLVLLMSASLGMELHDQTTRLEATSVELRKENEQRGKAEQQVRRMAYQDHLTGLANRGSFHERLAETIVQAARTGQYGAILLIDLDHFKTINEALSHDVGDQVLREVARRLIAIAGERAFVARLGGDEFVMVVSGVSTHQQETIATARELAETVQSDLSKALPVGEHVFNVGASIGIAPFPSDGSTSKDILRHADMALYRAKNLGRRTNELYAPAMSVAADERLKLERSLRVGLENGEISLYFQPQIDAAGRLVGAEAMMRWRHPEMGMILPASFIPIAEETGLIHTLATWMFERVCDRLVAWSQAAVPFDGVVAINVSPWQFTRPDFVLQVEGTLTRSGVAPSRVTLEITETALLYDLQETVRKLTALRTLGIKIALDDFGTGYSSLAYLRVLPLDQLKIDRAFVNDLGIESGRALVESMISIGQHMKLQVIAEGVESASQRDTLLSMGCRYFQGYLFSYPLAEQEFLRWIAENHQATGPSWGR; from the coding sequence ATGGAACCCATCGCTTCCGGCCCACCGATCATTCTCGCGGCTTTCCTGGTAAGCGCCGGGGTCACACTCTATGCCGGCATTCAAACCGCCATCGTGGGTATCGTGAGGCACCGCGTGCCGCTCTACCTGGCGTTTGCGGCGATGTCCTTCTGCGCGACCGGTTTTCAGTTCGCCACCATCGGCTACTACTCGGCCGGATCGATCCCTGCGGCAGCCCTGGCCCTGCAATGGCAGGCCAGCTTCGCACTGCTCTTTCACCCGGCGCTGTTTGTCTTCGTTGCGCTGTATACGCGGCAGGAACGGATCACGCCTTGGTTCGTCGCCATTGCGTTAGCCTTCGGCGGATTCCTCGTCGCGAACCTTGTGGCCCCGAATAGTCTTCGCTTCACAACGCTGGAGGCGGCCACGCCGCTGCGATTTCCGTGGGGGGAGACGCTTGCGCGCTTTTCTGGCCCTCCGGGGATTGAAAATGGGCTCGTTCGCGCTGCACACCTCGGCGTGTTTTTTTGGGCGACATGGCGTGCGGTGGCGCATTTCCGTCGCGGCCATCGGCGCGCGGCGCTTTTCCTGGCCGCCTGCATACTGCTTGTGGTCGCCGCAAGTACGTGGGCGGCGTTGATCGACCTTGGGGTCATCGACTCCGTCTATGTCACGGGGTTCTCGTTTCTCGGACTTGTGCTCCTGATGAGCGCCAGCCTGGGTATGGAGCTGCATGATCAAACCACCCGCCTCGAAGCGACCTCCGTCGAGCTTCGGAAGGAGAACGAGCAGCGCGGGAAGGCCGAACAGCAGGTCCGCCGCATGGCGTATCAGGATCACCTCACGGGCCTCGCCAATCGTGGGTCGTTTCACGAACGCCTGGCCGAGACGATCGTCCAAGCCGCAAGGACCGGCCAATACGGCGCCATCCTCCTTATTGACCTCGACCATTTCAAGACTATCAACGAGGCGCTCAGCCATGACGTCGGAGATCAGGTCCTGCGGGAGGTCGCTCGTCGCCTCATCGCGATCGCCGGCGAGCGTGCGTTCGTAGCGCGCCTGGGTGGAGATGAATTTGTGATGGTCGTGTCGGGAGTGTCCACACACCAGCAAGAAACCATCGCAACCGCCCGCGAGCTGGCGGAGACGGTGCAGAGCGATCTCTCGAAGGCGCTGCCCGTCGGGGAGCACGTCTTTAACGTCGGCGCGAGCATCGGAATCGCGCCGTTTCCGTCCGATGGGTCGACATCAAAGGACATTCTGCGCCACGCCGACATGGCGCTCTATCGCGCAAAGAATCTCGGTCGCCGCACCAATGAGCTTTACGCCCCGGCAATGTCGGTGGCGGCCGACGAACGGCTGAAGCTTGAGCGGAGCCTACGCGTGGGTTTGGAGAACGGCGAGATCAGTCTGTACTTCCAGCCGCAGATCGACGCAGCCGGCCGCCTGGTGGGGGCCGAGGCGATGATGCGCTGGCGCCATCCGGAGATGGGCATGATCCTCCCAGCCTCGTTCATCCCGATCGCGGAGGAAACCGGGCTGATCCACACTCTCGCCACGTGGATGTTTGAGCGGGTCTGTGATCGGCTCGTTGCCTGGTCGCAGGCTGCCGTGCCGTTCGACGGAGTGGTGGCCATCAACGTCAGCCCGTGGCAGTTCACTCGGCCCGATTTCGTCCTCCAGGTAGAGGGTACTCTCACCCGGAGCGGGGTGGCGCCAAGTCGCGTGACGCTGGAGATCACCGAGACCGCACTGCTGTACGACCTTCAGGAGACCGTCAGAAAGCTGACCGCACTGCGCACATTGGGAATCAAGATCGCCCTCGATGACTTCGGCACCGGGTACTCGTCGCTCGCGTATCTCAGAGTCTTGCCTCTGGACCAACTCAAGATCGACCGGGCCTTCGTGAACGATCTCGGCATAGAGTCGGGCCGCGCCCTGGTCGAAAGCATGATCAGCATCGGTCAGCATATGAAATTGCAGGTCATCGCCGAGGGCGTCGAGTCCGCCTCACAGCGAGACACGCTGCTGAGCATGGGTTGCAGATACTTTCAGGGCTACCTGTTCTCGTATCCATTGGCAGAGCAGGAATTTCTACGGTGGATCGCCGAGAACCACCAAGCGACGGGACCTTCATGGGGGCGGTGA